Proteins encoded together in one candidate division TA06 bacterium window:
- a CDS encoding desulfoferrodoxin — translation MAKRLEIYKCEICGNIVEVLHEGVGELVCCNQPMKLYEENAVDAAKEKHVPVVEKVDGGFKVKVGSVPHPMEDKHYIEWIEVIADGDAYRHFLKPGDAPEAVFNIKADKVTAREYCNLHGLWRS, via the coding sequence ATGGCAAAGAGGCTGGAAATCTACAAGTGTGAGATCTGCGGGAACATCGTGGAAGTCTTGCACGAAGGTGTGGGTGAGCTAGTTTGCTGCAACCAGCCAATGAAGCTTTATGAAGAGAACGCAGTTGATGCTGCGAAGGAAAAGCATGTTCCTGTGGTGGAGAAGGTTGATGGTGGGTTCAAGGTGAAGGTGGGCAGCGTACCTCATCCAATGGAGGATAAGCACTATATCGAGTGGATAGAAGTGATCGCTGATGGAGATGCGTATCGGCACTTCCTGAAGCCGGGCGACGCCCCTGAAGCAGTTTTCAACATCAAGGCAGACAAGGTGACTGCCCGGGAATACTGCAATCTGCATGGACTGTGGAGGAGTTAG
- a CDS encoding Rubrerythrin gives MDLSRFSEEELLLTAMRSEIESKDFYAKLASRVKNFLLKDRLEFLSKEEEKHRTFFENTFRDKFPGKKLVLPKKSPVPLPELKIPDESVAISEVFWSAMQAEKAAHEFYTGLAERLSGNDQLKKSILYIATMEMGHYKLLEVERENAERFEDYDVEWPLFHVGP, from the coding sequence ATGGACCTAAGCAGATTCAGTGAGGAAGAACTGCTTCTCACTGCCATGAGAAGTGAGATCGAAAGCAAGGACTTCTATGCCAAGCTTGCCAGCAGAGTGAAGAACTTCCTTCTGAAGGACAGGTTGGAATTCTTATCCAAAGAAGAAGAGAAACACAGGACCTTCTTTGAGAACACGTTCAGGGACAAGTTTCCAGGAAAGAAGCTCGTTCTACCCAAAAAGAGTCCAGTACCGTTGCCTGAGTTGAAAATCCCTGACGAAAGTGTGGCCATTAGTGAAGTCTTCTGGAGTGCCATGCAGGCAGAAAAGGCTGCGCACGAGTTCTACACCGGATTGGCGGAGAGACTGTCAGGCAATGATCAGCTTAAGAAGTCTATTCTCTATATTGCGACTATGGAGATGGGGCACTACAAGCTTCTTGAAGTCGAAAGAGAGAATGCCGAGAGGTTTGAGGATTACGATGTCGAATGGCCGTTGTTTCACGTGGGACCCTGA
- a CDS encoding rubrerythrin family protein, with protein sequence MELKGSKTEKNILTAFAGESQARNRYTYFASKAKKDGFEQIRAIFEETASQEKEHAERLFKLLEGGMVEIGAAFPAGVIGTTAENLEAAAGGENYEWTDMYPGFAKIAEQEGLADIAKIFRSIAVAEKQHEKRYLGLLANVKANKVFKKDQSVVWRCLNCGYIHEGTEPPEECPACAHPRAYFELLCENW encoded by the coding sequence GTGGAACTGAAAGGATCGAAGACTGAAAAGAACATTCTCACGGCGTTTGCCGGAGAATCACAGGCGAGAAACCGTTACACCTACTTTGCCAGCAAGGCGAAGAAGGACGGGTTTGAGCAGATCAGAGCCATCTTTGAAGAAACGGCCAGTCAGGAGAAGGAGCATGCGGAGAGGCTTTTCAAGCTGCTTGAGGGAGGGATGGTTGAGATCGGGGCTGCGTTTCCTGCCGGGGTCATTGGAACGACAGCAGAAAACCTTGAAGCTGCCGCCGGTGGTGAAAACTATGAGTGGACTGACATGTATCCGGGGTTTGCGAAAATCGCTGAGCAAGAAGGCCTCGCGGATATCGCGAAGATCTTTCGATCGATTGCTGTAGCCGAAAAGCAGCATGAAAAAAGGTATCTTGGACTTCTTGCGAATGTAAAGGCAAACAAGGTGTTCAAGAAGGACCAGTCGGTCGTGTGGCGGTGCTTGAACTGTGGATATATTCACGAAGGGACGGAGCCGCCTGAGGAGTGTCCTGCCTGTGCGCATCCTCGAGCGTACTTTGAACTGCTGTGTGAGAACTGGTAA
- a CDS encoding transcriptional repressor, with translation MTRQRRVILAELQRSACHPTAAQVYRSVRERIPRISLGTIYRNLDVLSKAGLIQKLELAGIEKRFDGTTENHYHVRWVSCGRVEDVSVNELPPVESTIQGMSDYEIVAYRLEYIGICPECRKRRGSSQRKKPLESGKEESSGTERIED, from the coding sequence ATGACGCGCCAGCGCAGGGTGATTCTGGCTGAGCTTCAGAGGAGTGCCTGCCACCCGACCGCTGCTCAGGTCTACAGGTCTGTCCGTGAGCGAATTCCCCGGATAAGCCTGGGGACTATCTACCGTAATCTGGACGTACTATCCAAGGCGGGCCTGATACAGAAACTGGAACTGGCGGGCATTGAAAAACGGTTTGACGGGACAACTGAAAATCACTATCATGTGCGCTGGGTCTCCTGTGGCCGTGTCGAGGATGTGTCGGTCAACGAGTTGCCTCCAGTTGAGAGTACGATCCAAGGGATGAGCGACTACGAGATTGTCGCGTACCGACTGGAATACATTGGCATATGTCCAGAATGTAGGAAGAGGAGAGGATCCTCTCAGAGGAAGAAGCCATTAGAGTCAGGAAAGGAGGAGAGCAGTGGAACTGAAAGGATCGAAGACTGA
- a CDS encoding ExsB family transcriptional regulator: MTKEITAQDLNPERFIDEKVRDIKAAVGKGMAVNALSGGVDSSSVTMLGHRALGKRLKTVFIENGLMREGEPEKVVRIFEKLGVPVEIVDARQEFFTALKGITDPEEKREAVTQTFYKDVFGRIVKESKAMFLLQGTILTDVDETVAGVKRQHNVFAQLGIDPQDAFGYNIIEPLIQLRKDGVRKVGSALGLSDDVSQRIPFPGPALAARVIGEVTPERIETVRKATAIVEDLLKGTDAFQYMAILHQDRVTGMREGKRDFGQQIEVRCWDSVDARTATPTHLSFETLEKLAQEIIRDVPGVVSVTYNIAPKPPSTIEAV; this comes from the coding sequence ATGACTAAGGAAATAACAGCTCAGGACCTCAATCCCGAGCGGTTCATCGATGAAAAGGTCAGAGACATCAAGGCCGCTGTTGGGAAAGGAATGGCCGTCAACGCGCTCTCAGGAGGCGTCGATTCATCCTCAGTTACGATGCTGGGACATCGTGCCCTGGGGAAGCGCCTTAAGACCGTCTTCATCGAAAATGGACTTATGCGCGAGGGAGAGCCCGAAAAGGTTGTCCGCATTTTTGAGAAACTGGGGGTACCGGTTGAGATAGTCGATGCACGACAGGAGTTCTTTACGGCCCTTAAAGGAATCACGGACCCGGAAGAGAAGCGCGAGGCTGTTACCCAGACCTTCTATAAGGATGTATTCGGACGCATCGTCAAGGAAAGCAAGGCAATGTTCCTTCTCCAGGGGACTATCCTGACCGACGTCGATGAGACTGTTGCAGGCGTCAAGCGGCAGCACAACGTCTTCGCCCAGCTCGGGATTGACCCCCAGGACGCCTTTGGCTACAACATAATCGAGCCACTCATTCAGCTTCGTAAGGACGGCGTCAGGAAGGTCGGCAGCGCCCTGGGCCTTTCAGATGATGTGTCCCAGCGCATTCCGTTCCCGGGGCCGGCACTCGCGGCACGCGTGATCGGAGAAGTTACACCCGAGCGCATAGAAACTGTCCGAAAAGCAACCGCAATCGTGGAGGATTTGCTCAAGGGAACTGACGCGTTCCAGTACATGGCAATTCTTCACCAAGACCGGGTAACCGGGATGCGGGAGGGTAAGCGTGATTTTGGTCAGCAGATTGAGGTGCGCTGCTGGGATAGCGTCGATGCGCGGACTGCTACGCCAACCCATCTCTCATTTGAAACCCTTGAGAAACTCGCTCAGGAGATCATACGCGACGTGCCAGGTGTCGTCAGCGTCACATACAACATCGCGCCAAAGCCGCCTTCAACGATCGAAGCGGTCTGA
- a CDS encoding DUF1059 domain-containing protein, translating to MAKTFACKDVGVDCPYVAHAETEEDLMVHISTHAKEAHGYTDEQLNDPEMMKKVKAAIKEG from the coding sequence ATGGCAAAGACTTTCGCTTGTAAAGATGTGGGAGTTGACTGCCCCTACGTTGCACATGCCGAGACTGAGGAAGATCTGATGGTACATATTTCAACACACGCCAAGGAAGCCCACGGTTACACCGATGAACAACTGAACGATCCGGAAATGATGAAAAAAGTCAAAGCGGCAATAAAGGAAGGATGA
- a CDS encoding type II toxin-antitoxin system PemK/MazF family toxin — MQKGEIWWASLASPRGSGPGYRRPVAVVQSDAFSRSRIQTVIVAVITSNVRLARAPGNVALTRRQSGLPKDSVINVSQLITLDRSYLTERVGRLRASQMQALDDGLRLVLSV; from the coding sequence GTGCAAAAGGGAGAGATCTGGTGGGCGTCGTTGGCTTCTCCGCGAGGTTCTGGCCCAGGCTACAGGCGACCTGTTGCTGTAGTGCAGTCAGATGCGTTCAGCAGGAGTCGCATTCAGACGGTTATCGTGGCAGTCATTACCTCCAATGTGCGGCTGGCTCGCGCTCCCGGCAACGTTGCTTTGACGCGGCGTCAGAGCGGACTTCCCAAGGACTCGGTCATCAACGTGTCACAGTTGATTACTCTTGACCGGTCGTATCTCACCGAGAGAGTGGGTAGACTGCGTGCGAGCCAGATGCAAGCGCTCGACGACGGCCTTCGTCTGGTCCTTTCTGTGTAA